A genomic window from Sphingobacterium spiritivorum includes:
- the rodA gene encoding rod shape-determining protein RodA yields MNNVKQKSFFGRIDWLTILLWLTLCLIGWFNIHAAVFDPEHPELFNLQTNYGKQSIYIFSAIIIGISILIIDAKFFSSSAPVIYIVVTLLLIAVLVVGRNVGGNQAWIPLGSFRLQPSEFGKLATCLLLAYYLSSQSNKAPTMKTLAIGAGIVLFPVMLVMLQPDTGSALAFFSLIFVFYREGYVNTGFLLFIGMCILLFVLALLVNQWILIGSLLAICGFFAFSLRKRRKYLINISILFVVSTAYILCVDFAYEHILQQHQRNRIDIILGKMDDPKGQGYNLNQSMIAIGSGQLLGKGYLQGTQTKYNFVPEQSTDFIFCTIGEEWGFVGSTILIAVYMTLLVRIVNIAERQRSAFARIYAYGVASILFFHVFINIGMTIGIVPVIGIPLPFISYGGSSLWSFTILLFIMLKFDANRKGVA; encoded by the coding sequence ATGAATAATGTTAAGCAAAAATCCTTCTTCGGGAGAATCGATTGGTTAACAATCTTGCTGTGGCTAACCCTCTGTCTTATTGGCTGGTTCAATATTCATGCTGCCGTCTTTGATCCGGAACATCCGGAATTGTTCAACCTGCAGACAAACTACGGTAAACAGTCCATTTATATCTTTTCTGCTATCATTATCGGGATCAGTATTTTGATTATTGATGCTAAGTTCTTCAGCTCTTCCGCTCCGGTTATCTACATAGTCGTTACCCTCCTCCTTATAGCCGTACTGGTCGTTGGGCGAAATGTGGGCGGTAATCAGGCCTGGATACCACTTGGAAGTTTCAGGCTGCAGCCCTCCGAGTTCGGAAAACTGGCGACCTGTCTGTTGCTGGCCTATTACCTCAGCAGTCAGAGCAATAAAGCTCCTACCATGAAAACACTGGCTATAGGTGCAGGAATTGTATTGTTTCCGGTTATGTTAGTTATGCTCCAGCCGGATACAGGATCAGCGTTAGCTTTCTTTTCTTTAATATTTGTCTTCTACCGTGAAGGATATGTCAACACCGGCTTCCTGCTGTTTATTGGTATGTGTATCTTACTGTTTGTACTTGCACTATTGGTAAATCAGTGGATACTGATAGGCTCTTTACTGGCTATCTGTGGATTCTTCGCTTTCAGCCTTCGAAAAAGACGAAAATACCTTATCAATATTTCTATACTCTTTGTCGTCTCCACAGCATACATACTATGTGTGGATTTTGCATACGAGCATATTTTACAACAGCATCAACGTAACCGTATTGATATCATTTTAGGTAAAATGGATGACCCGAAAGGTCAAGGTTACAACCTCAATCAATCCATGATCGCCATAGGATCGGGTCAGTTACTAGGTAAAGGATATTTACAGGGAACGCAGACTAAATATAACTTTGTTCCTGAACAGAGTACCGATTTTATTTTCTGTACCATAGGTGAAGAGTGGGGATTTGTCGGAAGTACGATTCTTATAGCTGTCTATATGACCTTATTGGTTCGTATCGTCAATATAGCCGAACGACAGCGATCTGCCTTTGCACGGATTTATGCCTATGGAGTAGCGTCTATCCTATTCTTTCACGTCTTTATCAACATCGGCATGACGATAGGTATAGTTCCTGTTATCGGGATTCCCTTACCTTTTATCAGTTACGGAGGATCCTCCCTTTGGAGCTTCACCATACTCCTGTTTATCATGCTCAAATTTGATGCAAACAGAAAAGGTGTAGCTTAA
- a CDS encoding nucleoside phosphorylase, producing the protein MIPASELIINTDGSIYHLNIMPEDLANTVITVGDPDRVAEVSKYFDHIELKKGKREFITHTGTVRGKRISVISTGIGTDNIDIVLNELDALVNIDFQSRAPKSDLISLDIIRVGTSGAVQADLPMGTILASEIGIGFDALMQYYKRALSALETEIQQEIGQQFPDLHFQPYVAQASDKLLKQFASELPKGMTATAPGFYGPQGRALRTQNVYPDFINKINRFRVGDRRITNLEMETAGIYAMAAALGHHALSINAILASRVSATFSPEPQKIVEKAIQYVLERISYS; encoded by the coding sequence ATGATCCCAGCATCTGAACTTATTATAAATACAGATGGAAGTATTTACCATCTGAATATTATGCCGGAAGATCTGGCAAACACTGTCATAACAGTAGGTGACCCGGACAGAGTTGCAGAAGTGTCTAAATATTTTGACCATATAGAACTTAAGAAAGGTAAACGGGAATTTATCACGCATACAGGTACGGTTCGTGGGAAAAGAATTTCTGTCATCTCTACAGGTATTGGTACTGATAATATTGATATTGTACTGAATGAACTGGATGCATTGGTCAATATTGATTTTCAATCAAGAGCACCTAAGTCAGATCTGATCAGTCTGGATATCATTCGTGTAGGTACTTCCGGAGCTGTACAGGCAGATTTGCCTATGGGAACAATACTCGCTTCCGAGATCGGGATTGGTTTTGATGCTTTGATGCAATATTATAAGCGAGCGCTCTCTGCTTTGGAAACAGAGATTCAACAGGAAATCGGGCAACAGTTTCCGGACCTGCATTTTCAACCTTATGTGGCGCAGGCGAGTGATAAATTACTGAAACAGTTTGCATCTGAACTTCCGAAAGGAATGACTGCCACTGCTCCGGGATTTTACGGCCCTCAGGGAAGGGCATTGAGAACGCAGAATGTTTACCCTGATTTTATAAACAAGATTAACCGGTTCAGAGTCGGTGACAGAAGGATTACTAATCTGGAGATGGAAACAGCGGGAATATATGCAATGGCTGCGGCTTTGGGGCATCATGCATTGTCCATCAATGCCATATTAGCCAGTCGTGTGAGCGCTACATTTAGCCCGGAACCTCAAAAGATAGTGGAAAAAGCTATCCAATATGTTCTGGAAAGGATATCATATAGCTGA
- a CDS encoding IMPACT family protein, which translates to MSLFEDTYRTIETPSEGIFRDKGSKFIAYAYPFRDEAALKTVIQELKDLHPKARHHCWAYRLTPDRAVFRVNDDGEPSGTAGRPILNVLLSQDVTNILIVVVRYFGGTLLGVPGLINAYKTAAQEALTGSVIVERTVNDVYSVSFDYLQMNDVMRVVKEEELIMLKQEFDNSCYMELEIRKMQVNTVVKKMNSIEGVGLNYLKTI; encoded by the coding sequence GTGAGTTTATTTGAAGATACTTATCGTACTATTGAAACACCCTCCGAAGGAATTTTTCGGGACAAAGGGAGTAAATTTATTGCTTATGCCTATCCGTTCAGAGATGAAGCTGCATTGAAAACTGTAATTCAGGAATTAAAGGACTTACATCCTAAAGCGAGGCATCACTGCTGGGCTTATCGTTTGACACCGGATCGTGCAGTATTCCGGGTAAATGATGACGGAGAACCTTCCGGTACGGCAGGCAGACCTATTCTCAATGTGTTGCTTTCTCAGGATGTGACAAATATCCTGATTGTAGTGGTACGTTATTTTGGAGGTACACTGTTAGGTGTTCCCGGATTGATTAATGCCTACAAGACAGCTGCACAGGAAGCACTGACAGGTTCTGTGATTGTAGAACGTACTGTGAATGATGTGTATAGTGTGTCCTTTGACTATCTGCAGATGAACGATGTAATGCGGGTAGTGAAAGAGGAAGAGTTGATCATGTTGAAGCAGGAGTTTGATAATAGCTGTTATATGGAGCTGGAAATCAGAAAAATGCAGGTCAATACGGTTGTGAAAAAAATGAATTCAATAGAAGGAGTAGGTCTTAATTACTTAAAAACAATATGA
- a CDS encoding EamA family transporter has protein sequence MIFVFLSVICSVLVAICIKWAKGKGINHLQLVLWNYPVALLMTWVFLNPGPVRWNNPILPWNLYLPLGILLPTLFLIIALSIEYSGIVKTEVAQRLSLFIPLTAAFLLFGERIESGKITGLAVGVIAIICSIGWSKGGEKSGKQTSAIIYPAIVFIGMGCIDVLFKQVAQHKEILYTASMLIIFALALLVACGCLFYLLFWKKQKFDIQSMFGGLVLGVFNFGNIMFYMKAHRAIPENPSIVFTSMNIGVIAFGALAGIFLFKEKLSILNKAGLGLAVISVLLIAYL, from the coding sequence ATGATATTTGTTTTTTTAAGTGTTATCTGTAGTGTATTAGTCGCCATTTGTATTAAATGGGCCAAAGGCAAAGGTATTAATCATTTACAGTTAGTGTTGTGGAATTATCCTGTAGCTTTGTTGATGACATGGGTATTTCTAAATCCCGGGCCTGTACGCTGGAATAATCCTATTCTTCCCTGGAATCTGTATTTGCCCTTAGGTATTCTCTTGCCTACATTATTTCTAATCATTGCGCTTTCTATAGAATACAGCGGTATTGTAAAGACAGAAGTTGCCCAAAGACTTTCCTTGTTTATTCCGCTTACTGCTGCTTTTCTGTTATTTGGAGAGCGTATTGAGTCCGGTAAAATAACAGGACTTGCAGTAGGAGTGATAGCTATCATCTGTTCGATCGGATGGAGTAAGGGTGGAGAGAAATCAGGAAAACAGACTTCTGCTATTATATATCCGGCTATCGTATTTATTGGGATGGGATGTATAGATGTGCTTTTCAAGCAGGTGGCACAGCATAAAGAGATTCTCTATACGGCTTCCATGCTGATCATTTTTGCACTGGCATTGTTGGTGGCATGTGGATGTTTGTTTTATCTGTTGTTTTGGAAAAAGCAAAAGTTTGATATACAGTCCATGTTTGGCGGGTTGGTTTTGGGTGTTTTCAATTTCGGAAATATTATGTTTTATATGAAAGCACATCGCGCTATTCCGGAGAATCCATCTATAGTATTTACTTCTATGAATATCGGGGTGATTGCTTTCGGAGCATTAGCCGGTATCTTTTTATTTAAAGAAAAATTGTCTATATTGAATAAGGCGGGACTTGGTCTGGCTGTAATTTCTGTTTTATTAATTGCTTATCTGTGA
- a CDS encoding thermonuclease family protein codes for MSDHSYIVRRVIDGDTFVIEDGSSKGTKVRFIGIDAPESRNTGRKLIGYFGAESKKYLTERLKNKHVSLTFDVATRDRYGRLLAYVYIDSVLLNAELVEKGYAVTMTVPPNVKYAAYFRELERKARLHKAGLWK; via the coding sequence GTGTCTGATCACAGTTATATAGTGCGCCGGGTGATTGATGGAGATACCTTTGTGATTGAGGACGGCTCTTCCAAAGGAACGAAAGTGAGGTTTATAGGTATAGATGCTCCTGAATCCCGAAATACAGGGCGAAAACTGATTGGCTATTTCGGAGCGGAATCCAAAAAATATTTAACAGAACGTTTAAAGAATAAGCATGTTAGTCTTACTTTTGATGTTGCAACGCGGGATCGGTATGGCCGCCTGCTGGCTTATGTGTATATCGATAGTGTATTGTTAAATGCAGAACTTGTAGAAAAGGGATATGCGGTAACAATGACTGTTCCTCCAAATGTGAAATATGCAGCGTATTTCAGAGAACTGGAGCGAAAAGCCCGATTGCATAAGGCCGGACTCTGGAAATAG
- a CDS encoding prephenate dehydratase codes for MSLKIAIQGAKASFHEEAAFKYFGNDIEIVECDSFKKTCDILKQRKADYVVMAIENSIAGSILQNYNLLRDYRFHIVGEVYLHIQQHLLALPGVKLADIKIVESHPIAIRQCDAFLEDHPHFLVKEFTDTAAAAKKIADEKLTTTAAIAGELAAKLYGLEIIERRIETNKKNATRFLILADEVVEQKNANKASLSFQTGNAVGALANVLQCFAEQNVNLTKIQSMPVVGRRNDYDFYVDVEWKKQSEYDAAIRKVLKHTVNFSIMGEYIKNEKL; via the coding sequence ATGAGCTTAAAAATTGCAATACAGGGGGCAAAGGCCTCTTTTCACGAAGAAGCAGCCTTCAAATATTTTGGCAATGATATAGAAATTGTCGAATGTGATTCTTTCAAAAAAACCTGTGATATTCTGAAACAGAGAAAAGCAGATTATGTGGTCATGGCCATAGAGAATTCAATTGCCGGAAGTATTCTTCAAAATTACAATCTGTTGCGTGACTACCGCTTTCATATTGTAGGTGAAGTCTATCTGCACATCCAACAGCACTTGCTAGCGCTGCCGGGGGTAAAATTAGCAGATATCAAGATTGTAGAATCTCATCCCATTGCTATCCGTCAGTGTGATGCCTTTCTGGAAGATCATCCTCATTTTCTGGTGAAAGAGTTCACAGATACAGCAGCTGCAGCAAAGAAGATAGCAGATGAAAAGCTGACCACCACAGCAGCGATTGCGGGGGAACTTGCCGCTAAACTTTACGGTCTTGAAATTATTGAACGCAGAATTGAAACGAACAAAAAGAACGCAACACGTTTTCTGATTCTTGCAGATGAAGTTGTGGAACAGAAAAATGCGAATAAGGCATCTTTATCTTTCCAAACCGGTAATGCAGTAGGCGCGCTGGCCAATGTACTTCAGTGTTTTGCAGAGCAAAATGTCAATCTGACAAAGATCCAGTCTATGCCCGTCGTAGGACGTCGTAATGACTATGATTTTTATGTAGATGTCGAATGGAAAAAACAATCCGAATACGATGCGGCTATCCGCAAAGTATTGAAGCATACTGTCAACTTCAGTATCATGGGTGAATACATTAAAAATGAGAAATTGTAA
- a CDS encoding chorismate mutase, whose amino-acid sequence MKHTLDILPLKSWLDTGDRPLIIGGPCSAETEEQLVSTAHLLANTGKVNVLRAGIWKPRTRPGEFEGIGSIGLEWLKRAKEETGLLTATEVATAKHVEEALAAGVDILWIGARSTANPFTVQEIADALQGVDVPVLVKNPVNPDLSLWVGALERINRAGIKKLAAIHRGFSSYEKTAFRNEPMWDLAIQLKTLIPDLPVINDPSHICGNRELIPYIAQKAMDMDMQGLIIESHIDPSVAWTDAKQQLTPAALAELVGHLSLRRPESDNPAFEDKLSELRAEIDKLDDRIIQQIGDRMKIAEKIGEYKRDNNVTILQVSRWDEIVQKRAKLANALNLDQDFTVKFLELLHNESIRRQNEVMNNTPATEA is encoded by the coding sequence ATGAAACACACATTAGACATCCTTCCGCTAAAATCCTGGTTAGATACCGGAGACAGACCATTGATCATCGGAGGCCCTTGTAGTGCAGAGACTGAAGAACAACTGGTTTCAACAGCTCACCTTTTGGCAAATACCGGCAAAGTAAATGTATTACGTGCCGGAATCTGGAAACCTCGTACCCGTCCGGGAGAATTCGAAGGTATAGGAAGTATTGGCCTGGAGTGGTTAAAAAGAGCAAAAGAAGAAACAGGATTATTGACCGCAACAGAAGTTGCAACCGCTAAACACGTGGAAGAAGCTTTAGCTGCAGGAGTAGATATCCTTTGGATTGGTGCCCGCTCTACAGCAAACCCGTTCACTGTACAGGAAATAGCAGATGCTTTACAAGGTGTTGATGTACCTGTATTAGTTAAAAACCCTGTGAATCCGGATCTGTCTTTATGGGTAGGTGCATTAGAGCGTATCAACCGTGCAGGTATTAAAAAATTAGCCGCTATTCACAGAGGATTCTCTTCCTACGAGAAGACAGCATTCAGAAATGAACCGATGTGGGATCTTGCTATTCAGCTGAAAACCTTAATTCCTGATCTTCCGGTTATCAACGATCCAAGTCATATCTGCGGAAATCGCGAACTGATCCCGTACATAGCACAAAAAGCAATGGACATGGATATGCAGGGATTAATCATCGAATCACACATCGATCCTTCAGTAGCATGGACAGACGCAAAACAACAGCTTACTCCTGCAGCTTTGGCTGAACTGGTAGGTCACCTATCTTTACGTCGTCCGGAATCCGATAACCCTGCTTTCGAAGATAAACTTTCTGAACTACGTGCCGAAATCGACAAACTGGATGACAGGATAATCCAGCAGATCGGAGACCGTATGAAAATTGCTGAGAAAATCGGAGAATACAAACGGGATAATAATGTAACTATCTTACAGGTTTCGCGTTGGGATGAAATTGTCCAAAAACGTGCAAAATTAGCCAATGCATTAAACTTAGATCAGGATTTTACAGTAAAATTCTTAGAACTGTTACACAATGAGTCTATCCGCAGACAAAATGAAGTAATGAACAACACACCAGCTACGGAGGCGTAA
- the aroA gene encoding 3-phosphoshikimate 1-carboxyvinyltransferase translates to MEHSSIALSHPGKTIKGTVQLTGSKSESNRALIIQALSKGNVRIENLSNADDTVIMQRALKIAAEPQSETQTINIGPAGTAMRFLTSYLNLVKGNFILTGTERMQQRPIGILVDALKTLGADIHYEKKAGYPPLKIEGGMFQNKNEVSIKGNISSQYISSLLLIAAALKKGLTLHIEGELTSRPYVSMTLDMLKEAGISHTWSENAIEIAPQETKEATLYIEPDWSAASYWYAIVALSKDGHIVLPGLKQNSLQGDSAIVDIMTHFGVRSSFEQDGLHLRKSAVDSDQTLFDFKECPDLAQTVIVCAAALKRDISFTGLETLKIKETDRIAALQNEIGKFGALLLEDNGVYHLKTSNVFKPENIAISTYEDHRMAMAFAPLALVFDQIHIEDHMVVEKSYPEFWDHLKNQNFTITA, encoded by the coding sequence ATGGAGCATTCTAGCATCGCATTAAGCCATCCAGGTAAAACTATAAAAGGTACGGTACAGCTCACAGGTTCTAAATCTGAGAGCAACCGTGCCCTCATCATCCAGGCACTGAGTAAAGGTAATGTCCGTATCGAAAATCTTTCGAATGCTGATGACACCGTAATTATGCAACGTGCTTTAAAGATCGCTGCTGAGCCACAATCCGAAACCCAAACAATCAACATCGGACCCGCAGGTACAGCAATGCGTTTCTTGACATCTTACCTCAACTTAGTAAAAGGCAATTTTATCCTTACAGGTACAGAGCGGATGCAACAGCGTCCTATAGGTATTCTCGTTGATGCATTAAAAACATTAGGTGCAGATATACATTATGAGAAGAAAGCAGGATATCCCCCTTTGAAAATAGAAGGAGGAATGTTTCAGAATAAAAATGAAGTTTCCATAAAAGGTAATATAAGCAGTCAGTATATTTCTTCACTGTTACTGATCGCAGCGGCATTGAAAAAAGGTCTTACACTTCATATTGAAGGAGAACTGACATCAAGACCTTATGTATCGATGACATTAGATATGCTCAAAGAGGCGGGTATATCTCACACTTGGAGTGAAAATGCTATTGAGATAGCTCCTCAGGAAACAAAAGAAGCTACTTTATATATAGAACCGGACTGGAGTGCTGCATCCTATTGGTATGCAATAGTGGCGCTATCCAAAGACGGACATATTGTGCTTCCCGGATTGAAGCAGAACAGCCTGCAGGGAGACAGCGCAATAGTAGATATAATGACACACTTCGGCGTACGTTCTTCTTTTGAACAGGACGGACTCCACCTTCGCAAGTCAGCAGTTGACTCTGATCAGACTCTTTTTGACTTCAAAGAATGTCCCGACCTGGCACAGACAGTCATTGTATGTGCAGCCGCATTGAAACGCGACATTTCATTTACCGGTCTGGAAACACTCAAAATCAAAGAAACAGATCGTATTGCTGCTCTTCAGAATGAGATTGGCAAATTCGGAGCATTGCTCTTAGAAGATAATGGAGTTTATCATCTGAAGACTTCCAACGTCTTCAAACCTGAAAACATAGCGATCAGTACATATGAAGATCATCGTATGGCTATGGCATTCGCTCCGCTGGCCCTTGTATTTGATCAGATTCATATAGAAGACCACATGGTAGTCGAAAAATCATATCCCGAATTCTGGGATCACCTAAAAAATCAAAATTTTACCATTACTGCATAG
- the aroC gene encoding chorismate synthase, whose amino-acid sequence MAGNSFGEVFRITTFGESHGEAIGVIIDGCPSNIEIDETFIQSELDKRKPGQSKITTQRKESDTAKILSGVFEGKSTGTPIALVIPNEDQRSKDYSHIQNKFRPSHADYTYHMKYGNRDYRGGGRSSARETAARVAAGAVAKLFLKQLGIEIFAHVSSVGKIDAPNLDHSDLSTLLEQRENNIVRCVDPATANEMISFIDGIRKAGDTVGGKISTVIRNVPAGLGEPVFDKLHADLAKAMMSINAVHGFEYGSGFEGSQMIGSEHNDIFLTEDQDLEHVHTITNFSGGIQGGISNGMDITFRTAFKPVATIMRDQETVNTEGESVSISGKGRHDPCVVPRAVVIVEAMAAIVITDHLLRQKSYSNARF is encoded by the coding sequence ATGGCAGGAAATTCATTTGGAGAAGTATTCAGGATTACGACTTTCGGGGAATCACATGGTGAAGCGATCGGTGTGATTATTGACGGTTGCCCGTCAAATATCGAAATCGATGAGACTTTCATCCAATCGGAATTGGATAAAAGAAAACCCGGACAATCCAAGATTACAACTCAACGCAAAGAAAGTGATACTGCAAAAATTCTTTCAGGTGTATTTGAAGGAAAATCAACCGGTACCCCAATTGCTCTGGTCATTCCCAATGAAGACCAGCGATCTAAAGACTATTCTCACATACAGAATAAATTCAGACCTTCTCACGCCGACTATACGTATCATATGAAATACGGTAATCGTGATTATCGCGGAGGTGGCCGTTCATCCGCACGGGAAACTGCAGCAAGAGTAGCAGCCGGTGCTGTAGCCAAATTATTCTTAAAACAACTTGGCATTGAGATATTTGCACACGTCTCTTCAGTAGGAAAGATTGATGCGCCTAATCTCGATCACAGCGATCTGTCTACACTGCTGGAACAACGTGAAAATAATATTGTAAGATGTGTAGACCCCGCTACAGCCAATGAAATGATTTCATTTATTGACGGCATCCGTAAAGCCGGGGATACAGTAGGAGGAAAAATCTCAACAGTCATCCGCAATGTACCTGCCGGATTAGGCGAGCCTGTATTTGACAAATTGCATGCTGATCTGGCCAAAGCGATGATGAGCATCAATGCTGTACACGGATTTGAATATGGGTCCGGATTTGAAGGATCACAAATGATAGGATCTGAACATAACGACATTTTTCTGACCGAAGATCAGGATCTGGAGCATGTACATACGATTACAAATTTTTCAGGTGGTATTCAGGGAGGTATCTCCAATGGAATGGACATTACATTCCGTACAGCATTTAAACCCGTTGCCACTATTATGAGAGATCAGGAAACGGTTAATACCGAAGGAGAGTCTGTAAGTATTTCAGGCAAAGGAAGACATGATCCTTGTGTAGTACCGCGTGCAGTAGTTATAGTAGAAGCTATGGCAGCAATCGTGATTACAGACCATTTATTAAGACAAAAAAGTTATTCGAATGCCCGTTTCTAA
- a CDS encoding ROK family protein: MPVSNRYILASDIGGSHITSAIVDTTDWSILFESVTRNRVDSSSDAKSIFQSWASNLKETITKSPEKITQLGIAMPGPFDYEKGISLMHNQDKYDSLYQLDTSAGIREAMGNSSIEIRYINDAAAFLQGEIFASKLDNEEKILGITLGTGLGSAVWSKGNKAFDADLWNTAYRDSIFEEYLVTRWFTRRFEELTGNKAEGLKEILEQHQDEAEFSTLIQEYSAQLLDFLKFFSEKYNCTHYIIGGNIAKALDIITSYRTEEFRHYTIGRSNLDEKAAIIGAASIF, encoded by the coding sequence ATGCCCGTTTCTAACCGATACATTTTAGCCTCCGATATCGGAGGCTCTCATATTACCTCAGCTATCGTCGATACGACTGACTGGTCCATTCTATTTGAAAGTGTAACACGCAATCGTGTTGATTCTTCCTCGGATGCTAAATCGATTTTTCAAAGCTGGGCATCCAATCTTAAAGAGACGATAACAAAATCTCCGGAAAAAATCACACAACTTGGTATCGCTATGCCTGGTCCCTTTGATTATGAAAAAGGAATTTCCCTGATGCACAATCAGGACAAATATGACAGCTTATATCAGCTGGATACTTCTGCAGGTATTCGTGAGGCTATGGGCAACTCCTCCATCGAGATCAGATATATCAATGATGCAGCCGCATTTCTGCAAGGCGAAATATTTGCTTCCAAACTTGATAATGAGGAAAAAATACTGGGTATTACACTGGGTACAGGATTAGGAAGTGCCGTATGGAGTAAAGGCAATAAAGCGTTTGATGCGGATCTCTGGAACACAGCATACAGAGATTCTATTTTCGAAGAATACCTGGTAACACGTTGGTTCACGAGAAGATTTGAAGAGTTGACCGGAAATAAGGCCGAAGGTCTGAAAGAGATTCTGGAGCAACATCAGGACGAAGCAGAGTTTTCTACGCTTATTCAGGAATACAGTGCGCAGTTACTGGACTTTTTGAAATTTTTCAGCGAAAAATATAACTGTACACATTATATAATAGGCGGAAATATTGCGAAGGCATTGGATATTATAACATCTTACCGTACCGAAGAATTCAGACACTACACCATTGGCAGAAGCAATCTGGATGAAAAAGCTGCTATTATAGGAGCTGCCAGTATCTTTTAG